In a genomic window of Prochlorococcus marinus str. GP2:
- a CDS encoding NAD(+) kinase, which yields MVRKAGLIVNDGKELAVHTASSVQEKLEKSNYEVVRVSSSGGMVGFANPDQHVRPLGYTNCVPEGFDSAMEFAIVLGGDGTVLSAARQTAPAKIPILTINTGHLGFLAEAYLSNLNEAIDKLIIGNWDIEERTCFIISVMRNDQRRWESLCLNEMALHREPLTSMCHFEISIGRHAPVDISADGVILSTPTGSTAYSLSAGGPVITPDCPVVQLTPIAPHSLASRALVFNDSEPVTVFPATPERLVMVVDGNAGCYVWPEDRVLIRKSKHSVKFIRLEDHEFFQVLRNKLGWGLPHVAKPNK from the coding sequence TTGGTACGTAAAGCAGGACTGATAGTTAATGATGGTAAAGAACTGGCTGTTCATACTGCAAGTTCTGTGCAGGAAAAATTGGAAAAATCCAATTATGAGGTAGTAAGAGTTAGCAGTTCTGGTGGGATGGTTGGATTCGCAAATCCAGATCAACATGTTCGTCCTTTGGGATATACGAATTGCGTTCCAGAGGGGTTTGATTCGGCAATGGAATTTGCAATTGTTCTTGGTGGAGATGGAACCGTTCTTTCTGCAGCGAGGCAAACTGCACCTGCAAAAATTCCAATCCTTACAATAAATACTGGTCATTTAGGATTCCTTGCAGAGGCTTATTTATCTAATTTAAATGAGGCTATTGATAAGCTCATTATTGGGAATTGGGATATTGAAGAAAGAACTTGCTTCATAATCAGTGTAATGAGAAATGATCAGAGGAGATGGGAGTCTCTTTGCCTTAATGAGATGGCACTTCATAGAGAACCTCTTACAAGTATGTGTCATTTTGAGATTTCTATAGGGAGACATGCACCTGTGGATATTTCAGCTGATGGAGTGATTTTATCAACTCCAACAGGATCTACAGCATATTCTCTGAGTGCTGGAGGACCAGTAATCACACCTGATTGTCCAGTCGTCCAATTAACTCCAATTGCTCCCCATTCATTGGCATCTAGAGCATTAGTTTTTAATGACTCAGAGCCAGTGACTGTTTTCCCCGCGACTCCCGAAAGATTAGTGATGGTTGTTGATGGGAATGCTGGTTGTTATGTTTGGCCTGAAGATAGAGTTTTAATAAGAAAAAGTAAACATTCAGTAAAATTTATTAGACTTGAAGACCATGAATTTTTCCAAGTTTTAAGAAATAAGCTTGGTTGGGGTTTGCCACATGTGGCTAAACCTAACAAATAA
- the pheS gene encoding phenylalanine--tRNA ligase subunit alpha, with protein MSQIESLSQIEEKLNNLSLTAKNNIDNANTQEELDQLRVSLIGKKGDLSMILKTMGQLSATDRPIVGQKANLIKINLQDLITKRKNQLNNQALDHQIKNEKIDVTIPAIGTPPGNKHPLISTQDEIIDIFCGLGYSVESGPEIESDFYNFESLNIPKNHPARDMQDTFYLDENLLLRTHTSPVQIRYLEKNPPPVRIIAPGRVYRRDAVDATHSPIFNQVEVLCIDQDINFSHLRGTVLTFLKAFFGDIPVRFRASYFPFTEPSAEVDVQWKGKWLEVMGCGMVDPKVLEKLGIDSEKWTGFAAGLGVERFCMVRHQIDDIRKFYTNDLRFLEQF; from the coding sequence GTGAGTCAAATTGAATCATTAAGTCAAATTGAGGAAAAGCTAAATAATCTTTCTCTTACTGCAAAAAATAATATAGATAATGCTAATACTCAAGAAGAACTGGATCAATTGAGAGTTTCTCTCATTGGGAAAAAAGGTGATTTATCAATGATTTTGAAAACCATGGGTCAATTATCTGCAACTGATAGACCAATTGTTGGCCAGAAGGCAAATTTAATAAAGATAAATTTGCAAGATCTAATAACTAAAAGAAAAAATCAACTAAACAATCAAGCTTTAGATCATCAGATTAAAAACGAAAAAATTGATGTAACTATTCCTGCAATTGGAACCCCTCCTGGGAATAAACATCCTTTGATTTCAACCCAAGATGAGATCATAGATATTTTTTGTGGTTTAGGATACTCAGTTGAAAGTGGCCCTGAAATAGAAAGTGATTTTTATAATTTTGAATCACTTAACATACCCAAAAATCATCCTGCAAGGGATATGCAAGATACTTTCTATTTAGATGAGAATCTACTTTTGAGGACTCATACTTCGCCTGTTCAAATTAGATATTTAGAAAAAAATCCTCCACCAGTAAGAATTATTGCCCCTGGGAGAGTTTATAGGAGAGATGCTGTAGATGCTACTCACTCTCCTATATTTAATCAGGTTGAAGTTTTATGTATCGATCAGGATATTAATTTTAGTCACCTCAGAGGAACAGTTCTAACTTTTCTAAAGGCTTTTTTTGGAGACATTCCTGTAAGATTTAGAGCTAGTTATTTCCCATTTACTGAGCCTTCTGCAGAAGTAGACGTTCAATGGAAAGGAAAGTGGTTAGAGGTAATGGGATGCGGAATGGTAGATCCTAAGGTCCTAGAAAAATTAGGAATAGATTCAGAGAAATGGACCGGATTTGCGGCTGGATTAGGAGTTGAAAGATTTTGTATGGTAAGACATCAAATTGACGATATCAGAAAATTTTATACCAATGATCTTAGATTTCTAGAGCAGTTTTAA
- the surE gene encoding 5'/3'-nucleotidase SurE, which translates to MEPLNILISNDDGVFAEGIRSLAKSAQKRGHKVTVVCPDQERSATGHGLTLQSPLRLERADELFEKGIKAWGCSGTPADCVKLALSELLDNKPDLVLSGINHGPNLGTDIFCSGTVAAAMEGTLENVPSMAVSVASFKWKNFEFAGEIAMNIAEQAINNSWPASLLLNLNIPPCEKSEIKELSWTRLSVRKYKNQFSKREDPRGDDYYWLAGEVVLDLKSKGYGPKNWPSDVSQIQDNKISLTPVEPDLFWRGDLNDLPKINNSFINPS; encoded by the coding sequence ATGGAACCGTTAAATATACTAATTAGTAATGATGATGGTGTTTTTGCAGAGGGTATAAGATCTCTTGCAAAATCAGCACAGAAGAGAGGTCATAAAGTGACAGTAGTGTGTCCTGACCAAGAGAGATCAGCTACTGGTCATGGACTTACTTTGCAATCTCCATTAAGACTGGAAAGGGCAGACGAATTATTTGAGAAAGGAATAAAAGCTTGGGGATGTTCGGGAACTCCTGCTGATTGCGTCAAATTAGCACTATCTGAACTCTTGGATAATAAACCTGATCTTGTTCTATCTGGAATAAATCACGGGCCAAATTTAGGGACAGATATTTTTTGTTCTGGTACTGTTGCAGCCGCCATGGAAGGTACTTTAGAAAATGTTCCTTCCATGGCAGTAAGTGTTGCAAGTTTCAAATGGAAAAATTTTGAATTTGCTGGAGAAATTGCAATGAATATTGCTGAACAAGCAATTAACAATAGTTGGCCAGCTTCACTTCTCTTAAACTTAAATATACCTCCTTGCGAAAAAAGTGAAATAAAAGAATTATCCTGGACAAGATTATCAGTGAGAAAATATAAAAATCAATTTTCAAAAAGGGAAGACCCTAGGGGAGACGATTATTATTGGTTAGCAGGTGAGGTGGTTTTAGATCTTAAGTCAAAAGGTTACGGCCCAAAGAACTGGCCCAGCGACGTATCTCAAATACAAGATAATAAAATATCTCTTACACCTGTAGAACCAGATTTGTTTTGGAGGGGAGATTTAAACGACTTACCTAAAATTAATAATTCATTTATAAATCCTTCTTAA
- a CDS encoding DUF3611 family protein encodes MSDKIDFQSLSFGMRRIGWIRFWVQSILGVVVAAVLLFSNVVNNNEGQLGLSPGLSLTTISLILLLFSLWQGWLIVRTGRAIASNARPSRGQTTKLIKRGLVVDLLGILFGIIGYQALMGALFIQASSQTTGQLITATSDIPITGLEILSVLSNTQVIAAHYFGLCFSLWLLRRIYK; translated from the coding sequence ATGTCTGACAAAATTGATTTTCAGTCCCTTTCATTTGGAATGCGACGCATTGGATGGATACGCTTTTGGGTTCAATCCATTTTAGGTGTTGTTGTTGCAGCTGTTTTGCTTTTTTCAAATGTTGTAAATAATAACGAAGGACAGCTTGGGCTATCTCCTGGTTTATCACTTACAACTATATCCTTGATTTTACTACTTTTTAGTCTTTGGCAAGGTTGGTTAATAGTTAGAACAGGAAGAGCAATAGCAAGTAATGCGAGACCCTCAAGAGGTCAAACCACTAAATTAATAAAAAGAGGTTTGGTAGTTGATTTGTTAGGAATTTTGTTTGGAATAATTGGATATCAAGCTCTTATGGGCGCACTATTTATACAAGCATCCTCTCAAACTACCGGACAATTGATAACAGCGACATCTGATATCCCAATTACAGGACTTGAGATTTTATCAGTACTAAGTAATACACAAGTGATTGCTGCTCATTATTTTGGACTTTGTTTTTCTTTATGGCTTTTAAGAAGGATTTATAAATGA